In one Arthrobacter jinronghuae genomic region, the following are encoded:
- a CDS encoding bifunctional lysylphosphatidylglycerol flippase/synthetase MprF: MPDKLPVWRRFGARWPLRRLLRSAGRAPATLTFIALFWILGAFTFFRGPEGPVLDWAAASVSTVAGNPAPLLLCCFWAGGPTGYLGGTLLALLAGLPGERQLGTGRFLLAGFGGQVTGLLLTTGFAYLTSASIGDWSRALVSESFVGPVAFLAAAAAAASARLGTLWRRRLRLTLFTLLILLALYGGTFSSLTVLGAATAGALAGPYLAGRRPSIPHRLVSSRREARVLVALVVLASAAGPVISALSSQAVGPLSVLRYLFTDVEVRTPAELEQLCGEAADSARCIAARVQLRAGPAAFFLATLPLVLLAVFSDGLRRGRRFAWLAALLLQGAMTVLAAVRIGRLLTGEEPGTLAPGTGSYIALVLPMAVPLAVLVLLALTRGLFTVSAPAGTYRRLAGTAVLAAVLLAALYLGVGLVNRNGFSPAATPGLLTADLPGRFLPVLEVTSRAPGIVPESLPAVLLYEGVGVAFWILVCVLLLRSFLVPPYSPATADAVRARSLLRIHGGSTMAWMTLWSGNNYWFSPSGNSYVAYRMDSGVALSVGEPVGPRNEVRSAVEGFSAFCTANGITACFYSVGIQVRDLTSRLGFLSLQVAEETVLQLGSLAFKGKRFQDIRTAMNHARKEGIRAQWIRYPAAPLAVKDQLHAISEEWVADKNMPEMGFTLGGLEEVDDPEVRCLLAIDEDGTVHAVTSWLPVYRNGVVEGWTLDFMRRRSSGFRLGMDFLIASAALSLQDEGFSFLSLSGAPLARAYGETDDHDGTGEGQPMMDRLLDRLGETLKPVYGFRSLLAFKAKFAPEYLPLFMTYRDPASLPAIANALARAYVPGLSLGQGLSLARRIVDRTA, encoded by the coding sequence GTGCCTGACAAACTTCCCGTGTGGCGCCGCTTCGGAGCACGTTGGCCGCTCCGGCGCCTGCTGAGAAGTGCCGGCAGGGCTCCCGCCACCCTCACCTTTATTGCCTTGTTCTGGATCCTGGGGGCGTTCACATTCTTCCGCGGCCCGGAGGGGCCGGTGCTGGACTGGGCGGCTGCTTCCGTGAGCACCGTGGCCGGCAATCCGGCACCCCTGCTCCTGTGCTGCTTTTGGGCGGGAGGCCCGACCGGCTACCTCGGCGGTACCCTGTTGGCGCTGCTGGCCGGGTTACCCGGCGAGCGGCAACTGGGAACCGGACGGTTCCTGCTGGCCGGTTTCGGCGGTCAAGTCACGGGGCTGCTGCTGACCACCGGCTTCGCCTACCTGACCAGCGCCTCCATCGGCGACTGGTCCCGCGCCCTTGTCTCCGAGTCCTTCGTGGGTCCGGTGGCCTTCCTGGCCGCCGCGGCCGCTGCTGCCAGCGCCCGGCTCGGGACCCTGTGGCGCCGCCGCCTGCGGCTCACCCTGTTTACGCTGCTGATACTGCTGGCGCTCTACGGAGGAACCTTCTCCTCTCTGACGGTTCTGGGCGCGGCCACTGCCGGCGCACTGGCCGGGCCCTACCTTGCGGGCCGTCGGCCGTCGATTCCACACAGGCTGGTGAGCAGCAGGCGGGAGGCGCGGGTGCTGGTGGCCCTGGTTGTGCTGGCTTCCGCCGCGGGCCCGGTGATCAGCGCCCTGAGCAGCCAGGCCGTGGGACCGCTTTCGGTACTGCGGTACCTCTTTACGGACGTGGAGGTGAGGACTCCGGCAGAGCTGGAGCAACTGTGCGGTGAAGCGGCGGATTCAGCGCGGTGCATCGCCGCGCGTGTCCAACTGCGTGCCGGCCCGGCCGCATTCTTCCTGGCTACCCTGCCCCTGGTGCTGCTGGCTGTTTTTTCCGACGGACTTCGACGCGGGCGCCGCTTCGCCTGGCTGGCCGCACTGCTGCTGCAGGGGGCTATGACGGTGCTGGCCGCGGTGCGGATCGGCCGGCTATTGACCGGGGAAGAACCGGGCACCCTGGCCCCCGGCACCGGAAGTTACATCGCACTGGTACTGCCCATGGCCGTTCCGTTGGCGGTGCTGGTGCTGCTGGCTTTGACCCGCGGACTCTTCACCGTTTCCGCGCCTGCCGGCACCTACCGGCGGCTGGCGGGCACAGCCGTCCTGGCGGCCGTTTTGCTTGCCGCGCTTTACCTGGGCGTGGGCCTGGTGAACCGGAACGGTTTCTCGCCGGCCGCGACCCCCGGGCTGCTCACGGCCGATCTACCCGGACGCTTCCTTCCTGTCCTCGAGGTGACCAGCCGGGCTCCGGGCATTGTGCCGGAGAGCCTGCCGGCGGTCCTGCTGTATGAAGGCGTCGGGGTAGCCTTCTGGATCCTGGTGTGCGTCCTGCTGCTGCGTTCCTTCCTGGTTCCGCCTTACAGCCCGGCAACCGCTGATGCGGTCCGCGCCCGTTCGCTGCTTCGAATCCACGGCGGCAGCACCATGGCCTGGATGACCCTCTGGTCGGGCAACAACTACTGGTTTTCCCCCAGCGGGAATTCCTATGTGGCCTACCGGATGGATAGCGGAGTGGCGCTGAGCGTCGGAGAGCCGGTGGGACCCCGGAATGAAGTGCGCAGCGCCGTCGAGGGCTTCTCGGCTTTCTGCACCGCAAACGGCATCACTGCGTGTTTCTACTCCGTGGGTATCCAGGTGCGGGACCTCACCAGCAGGCTGGGCTTTTTGTCCCTTCAGGTGGCCGAGGAAACCGTACTCCAACTGGGCTCCCTCGCGTTCAAGGGCAAGAGATTCCAGGACATCCGCACCGCCATGAACCATGCCCGCAAGGAGGGCATCCGTGCTCAGTGGATACGTTATCCCGCGGCACCGCTGGCCGTGAAGGACCAACTTCACGCCATTTCGGAGGAGTGGGTGGCGGACAAGAACATGCCCGAGATGGGCTTTACCCTGGGCGGGCTGGAAGAAGTGGATGACCCGGAGGTGCGCTGCCTGCTGGCCATCGACGAAGACGGTACCGTGCATGCGGTGACGTCCTGGCTCCCGGTGTACCGGAACGGGGTGGTAGAGGGCTGGACACTGGATTTTATGCGCCGGCGCAGCAGCGGCTTCCGGTTGGGGATGGACTTCCTCATCGCGTCCGCGGCACTGTCGCTCCAGGACGAGGGCTTTTCCTTCCTCAGCCTTTCCGGCGCACCTTTGGCCCGCGCCTACGGGGAGACGGACGACCACGACGGAACCGGGGAGGGACAGCCCATGATGGACCGGCTGCTGGACCGGCTGGGCGAAACCCTGAAACCGGTGTACGGCTTCCGGTCCCTGCTGGCTTTCAAGGCCAAGTTCGCCCCGGAGTACCTGCCGTTGTTTATGACCTACCGAGACCCGGCGTCCCTGCCCGCCATCGCCAACGCACTGGCGCGGGCCTATGTTCCGGGCCTGTCTTTGGGGCAGGGACTGTCGCTGGCCCGCCGGATCGTGGACCGTACCGCATGA
- a CDS encoding glycerophosphodiester phosphodiesterase family protein, whose protein sequence is MLATYPYFRAPRDTETAHPESPPAPIALAHRGFSPDGYENTLSAFRAAADLGLSYLETDVRTSRDGILMAFHDETVDRLSGGVVGKISRLTRKELDEVLVGGAERIPTFEELLTEWPQMRLNVDIKDAAGAALLADLIEKHSAHDRVLVASFSDVRRLSALRRLGRPAASSAGSALTAALRLLAPLGVAAVLARAGRFQCVQVPLRFGPLRVVTPGFVRSCHRAGIQVHVWTVNDAPTMNRLLDLGVDGIVSDRSDILVDVLKDRGQWR, encoded by the coding sequence GTGTTGGCTACTTATCCATATTTCCGTGCGCCCCGCGACACCGAAACGGCGCACCCGGAGTCCCCGCCGGCACCCATCGCCCTGGCGCACCGCGGCTTTTCCCCCGACGGCTACGAAAATACGCTCTCGGCATTCCGCGCCGCCGCGGACCTGGGACTGAGCTACCTGGAAACGGATGTGCGCACCAGCCGCGACGGTATCCTGATGGCCTTCCACGACGAAACCGTGGACCGCCTTTCCGGCGGCGTGGTGGGCAAAATCAGCCGGCTCACCCGGAAAGAACTCGACGAGGTACTGGTGGGCGGGGCGGAACGGATCCCCACCTTCGAAGAACTCCTGACCGAGTGGCCCCAAATGCGGCTGAATGTAGACATCAAGGACGCTGCCGGAGCAGCACTGCTTGCGGACCTGATCGAAAAACACTCTGCCCATGACCGTGTCCTAGTGGCGTCCTTCTCGGACGTCCGCCGGCTTAGCGCCCTGCGCCGGTTGGGCCGGCCGGCTGCCAGCTCCGCCGGCAGTGCCCTGACTGCTGCGCTGCGTCTGCTCGCCCCGCTGGGCGTAGCCGCGGTCCTCGCCCGGGCGGGCCGTTTCCAGTGCGTCCAGGTTCCGCTGCGCTTCGGCCCTCTGCGCGTGGTGACGCCGGGTTTTGTCCGCAGCTGCCACCGCGCCGGCATCCAGGTCCACGTCTGGACGGTGAACGACGCGCCCACCATGAACCGGCTGCTGGACCTCGGGGTGGACGGCATCGTTTCGGACCGTTCGGACATTCTCGTGGACGTCCTCAAAGACCGCGGGCAGTGGAGGTAA
- a CDS encoding glycerate kinase, giving the protein MRVVIAPDKFKGSLSAAEAAAAMGEGVLAVYPEAKVTAVPVADGGEGTLDAALIAGAEARTARVRGPLGREITAVWALSGDTALIETARASGLTLLDPTPETALAATSYGSGQLITEALDAGARTIILGIGGSAMTDGGSGALTALGLKILDDAGAPVPPGGAALAQAVSLDAAGLDPRLAGVDLKIAADVTNPLLGPEGTVAVFSGQKGADSPAQAVLEDALGNWAKLLKSATGVDVDIPGAGAAGGFPSGFLAFTGASLNPGFELLSAFTGLDLALTRCDLVLTGEGSLDEQSRYGKAPLEVAARARDAGIPVVAVAGRITLTPDQLQEYGIVAAVSLLDMVQRPQDAMEQAAKYLARATRQALEGA; this is encoded by the coding sequence ATGCGTGTAGTTATTGCTCCGGACAAATTCAAAGGATCACTCAGCGCCGCGGAGGCCGCGGCAGCCATGGGTGAAGGTGTGCTGGCGGTCTACCCGGAAGCCAAGGTCACCGCTGTACCGGTGGCGGACGGCGGCGAGGGCACCCTTGACGCTGCACTGATTGCAGGGGCCGAGGCCCGCACCGCCCGGGTCCGGGGACCGCTTGGGCGGGAAATCACCGCCGTATGGGCGCTCAGCGGAGATACTGCCCTGATCGAAACCGCGCGGGCCAGCGGATTGACCCTGCTGGATCCCACACCCGAGACCGCGCTGGCGGCCACCAGCTACGGCAGCGGGCAGCTGATCACTGAGGCACTGGATGCAGGTGCGCGCACGATCATCCTTGGAATCGGCGGCTCGGCCATGACGGACGGCGGGTCCGGCGCCTTGACGGCCCTGGGATTGAAGATCCTCGACGACGCCGGAGCGCCGGTGCCTCCCGGGGGAGCTGCCCTGGCGCAGGCCGTCTCCCTGGACGCTGCCGGCCTGGATCCACGGCTGGCCGGCGTGGACCTGAAGATCGCCGCCGACGTAACGAACCCGCTGCTCGGCCCGGAAGGCACGGTGGCCGTGTTCAGCGGCCAGAAGGGCGCCGACTCCCCGGCGCAGGCGGTCCTCGAGGACGCACTGGGTAACTGGGCAAAACTGCTGAAGTCCGCGACCGGCGTCGACGTCGACATTCCCGGCGCCGGCGCGGCAGGCGGCTTTCCATCCGGGTTCCTGGCGTTCACCGGCGCGTCGCTGAACCCCGGGTTCGAACTGCTCAGCGCGTTCACCGGGCTGGACCTGGCGCTCACACGCTGCGACCTGGTGCTCACGGGCGAAGGCTCCCTGGATGAGCAGTCCCGCTACGGCAAGGCACCCCTGGAGGTGGCGGCCCGGGCCCGGGACGCCGGCATCCCCGTGGTGGCCGTGGCCGGCCGAATCACCCTGACCCCTGACCAGTTGCAGGAGTACGGAATTGTTGCGGCCGTCAGCCTGCTGGACATGGTCCAGCGGCCGCAGGATGCCATGGAACAGGCGGCAAAGTACTTGGCGCGGGCTACGCGCCAGGCACTGGAAGGAGCCTGA
- a CDS encoding uracil-xanthine permease family protein, which translates to MSRFGTDWTLHGDGKTIRPGSYVAPEERLSWPRTISIGSQHVVAMFGATFLVPLLTGFPPATTLLFSGIGTILFLIITAGRVPSYLGSSFAFIAPIGAATNQHGPGGALGGIIMAGFVLFLVGLAAQLAGTRWIQVLMPPVVTGTIVALIGLNLAGSARDNYEQGPLTATVTVVVILLTTVLFKGFLGRLSILVGVVAGYITAMLQGEVDFQAIGDAAWIGLPEFMSPTFHFSVIGLFVPVVLVLVAENIGHVKSVAAMTGRDLDPYAGRALMADGLATMLAGSGGGSATTTYAENIGVMAASRVYSTAAYWVAGIVAILLSLFPKFGAMIATVPGGVLGGAGVVLYGMIGILGVRIWVDNRVNFSNPINLSTAGLGLIIAIANFTWVVAGLEFGGIALGTGATLIAYHGMQAIARWRGTDPDEPQEDAGAKPSRLG; encoded by the coding sequence ATGAGCAGATTCGGTACGGACTGGACCCTCCACGGAGACGGCAAGACCATCCGGCCGGGCAGCTACGTTGCCCCCGAGGAACGCCTGAGCTGGCCGCGGACCATCAGCATCGGCTCCCAGCACGTGGTGGCCATGTTCGGCGCGACCTTCCTCGTGCCGCTCCTGACCGGCTTTCCGCCCGCCACCACCCTGCTGTTCTCCGGCATCGGGACCATCCTGTTCCTGATCATCACCGCCGGACGGGTTCCCAGCTATCTGGGTTCAAGCTTTGCCTTTATCGCTCCAATCGGAGCGGCCACCAACCAGCACGGTCCCGGCGGCGCCCTGGGCGGCATCATCATGGCGGGCTTTGTCCTGTTCCTGGTCGGACTCGCCGCGCAGCTTGCCGGCACCCGCTGGATCCAGGTCCTGATGCCGCCGGTGGTCACCGGCACCATAGTGGCCCTGATCGGCCTCAACCTGGCCGGTTCGGCACGGGACAACTACGAGCAGGGGCCGCTCACCGCCACCGTCACCGTGGTGGTGATCCTGCTGACCACGGTCCTGTTCAAGGGATTCCTGGGCCGGCTGTCGATCCTGGTTGGCGTGGTGGCCGGCTACATCACGGCCATGCTGCAGGGCGAGGTGGATTTCCAGGCCATCGGCGATGCCGCCTGGATCGGGCTGCCCGAATTCATGTCCCCCACCTTCCACTTCTCCGTTATCGGCCTTTTTGTTCCGGTGGTCCTGGTACTGGTGGCCGAAAACATCGGACATGTGAAATCCGTTGCCGCGATGACCGGCCGCGACCTGGACCCGTACGCGGGCCGGGCGCTGATGGCCGATGGCCTGGCCACCATGCTGGCCGGTTCCGGCGGCGGTTCCGCCACCACCACCTACGCGGAGAATATCGGTGTGATGGCGGCCTCCCGCGTGTACTCCACGGCTGCGTATTGGGTCGCGGGCATCGTGGCCATCCTGCTCAGCCTGTTCCCGAAATTCGGGGCCATGATCGCCACGGTGCCGGGCGGCGTGCTGGGCGGCGCCGGCGTCGTCCTCTACGGCATGATCGGCATCCTCGGCGTGCGTATCTGGGTGGATAACCGGGTCAACTTCTCCAACCCGATCAACCTTTCCACCGCCGGCCTGGGCCTGATCATTGCCATCGCGAACTTCACCTGGGTAGTGGCCGGGCTGGAATTCGGCGGTATTGCCCTCGGCACCGGCGCCACCTTGATCGCCTACCACGGCATGCAGGCGATCGCCCGCTGGCGGGGGACGGATCCGGACGAGCCGCAGGAGGACGCCGGGGCCAAGCCAAGCCGGCTCGGCTGA
- a CDS encoding SDR family NAD(P)-dependent oxidoreductase, whose translation MSISVAGRVVLITGAAMGMGRLYAERAVREGAASVVLWDLNAEALEDTAAQLRELGASAIHPYAVDVASLPDITATADQVIREVGVPDILINNAGIVRGKYFWEHAPEADIDAVMQVNTLAPMQVTRAFLPGMIERRTPARILNVASASGTLSVPKMSVYTASKWAVIGWSDSMRLELTESGNGHVAVTTLIPSYIKTGMFEGARGPLMTPLMEPEYVVDKAWEALLAGKARIQLPWTVALGSALRNVLPQPAWDVVAGRVFKVYQSMDHFTGRKPASADETSRKESTQA comes from the coding sequence ATGAGCATTTCAGTTGCAGGACGCGTAGTTCTCATCACGGGGGCAGCCATGGGCATGGGCCGGCTCTACGCTGAGCGGGCCGTGCGTGAAGGCGCGGCATCAGTGGTGCTGTGGGACCTCAACGCCGAGGCCCTGGAGGACACCGCCGCGCAGCTGCGGGAACTGGGCGCGTCGGCCATCCACCCCTACGCGGTCGATGTTGCCTCCCTGCCGGACATCACGGCCACTGCCGATCAGGTCATCCGCGAGGTAGGTGTGCCGGACATCCTGATCAACAACGCCGGGATTGTGCGCGGCAAGTACTTCTGGGAGCACGCGCCGGAGGCTGACATCGACGCGGTGATGCAGGTCAACACGCTGGCGCCCATGCAGGTCACCCGGGCGTTCCTGCCCGGCATGATCGAGCGGCGCACCCCAGCGCGCATCCTCAACGTGGCTTCGGCCTCGGGAACGCTGTCCGTGCCGAAAATGAGTGTGTACACGGCGTCGAAGTGGGCCGTCATCGGCTGGAGCGACTCCATGCGGCTGGAACTCACCGAATCGGGCAACGGGCACGTTGCCGTAACCACCCTGATCCCCAGCTACATCAAGACCGGAATGTTCGAGGGGGCCAGGGGACCGCTGATGACTCCGTTGATGGAACCGGAATACGTGGTCGACAAGGCCTGGGAGGCGCTCCTCGCCGGGAAGGCGCGGATCCAGCTGCCGTGGACCGTGGCCCTGGGCAGTGCCCTGCGCAATGTGCTGCCCCAACCGGCGTGGGACGTGGTGGCCGGGCGCGTTTTCAAGGTCTACCAGTCCATGGACCACTTCACCGGCCGGAAACCGGCTTCTGCAGACGAAACCTCCCGCAAGGAAAGCACCCAGGCATGA
- a CDS encoding aldehyde dehydrogenase family protein produces MSEMVSAFSESSSDSSTDVAGSPAAVPAVLARVRETYDSGRTRPLAWRRQQLEGLVRLFHEREQELADALAADLGKNPLESYVTELSLVRAEAEHALKHLEKWARSRRVPVPLGLQPASARTEPRPLGVVLIIGPWNYPVQLVLAPLVGALAAGNAAVLKPSELAPATSAVLADLLPRYVDPEAVAVVEGGQEASTALLKERFDSIFFTGGERVGRIVLQAAAEHLTPVTLELGGKSPAVVLDGNWAAVARRLVFGKLLNAGQTCVAPDYVLVTEAAAPALKKQLVKAVAEQFGKDPSRSKDLGRIVNEQHWERLVGLLDSGTVLAGGRSDRGSLYLEPTILTDVAPDSPVMQEEIFGPILPIIEVRDLAEAMKFINSRPVPLAAYLYSNSAADRKTFEEGVRAGSINHNASTVQLAVPGLPFGGAGASGTGAYHGKFSFDTFSQLRPVFTKGTLLDTLRFAYPPYTGLKKRLLRRLL; encoded by the coding sequence ATGAGCGAGATGGTCTCCGCATTCTCCGAATCCTCCAGCGATTCCTCCACCGACGTCGCCGGGTCCCCCGCAGCAGTTCCCGCCGTGCTGGCCAGGGTGCGGGAAACCTACGACTCCGGCCGCACCCGCCCGCTCGCCTGGCGCCGGCAGCAGCTCGAGGGGCTGGTCCGGCTGTTTCACGAGCGGGAACAAGAACTAGCGGACGCGCTGGCCGCTGACCTGGGTAAAAATCCGCTCGAAAGCTACGTCACCGAGCTTTCACTGGTGCGGGCGGAGGCGGAACACGCTCTGAAGCATCTGGAGAAGTGGGCCCGCAGCCGGCGGGTTCCCGTTCCGCTGGGCCTGCAGCCGGCGTCGGCCCGGACCGAACCCCGGCCGCTGGGCGTGGTACTGATCATCGGTCCCTGGAACTATCCCGTGCAGCTGGTCCTGGCGCCGCTGGTCGGTGCCCTCGCCGCAGGCAACGCGGCGGTCCTCAAACCCAGCGAACTGGCCCCGGCGACGTCGGCCGTGCTGGCGGACCTGCTCCCGCGCTACGTGGACCCGGAAGCTGTAGCCGTGGTCGAGGGCGGGCAGGAGGCCAGCACCGCACTGCTGAAGGAGCGTTTCGATTCGATCTTCTTCACCGGCGGGGAGCGGGTGGGGCGGATTGTCCTGCAGGCGGCCGCTGAACACCTGACCCCGGTCACCCTCGAGCTGGGCGGGAAATCCCCGGCCGTGGTGCTGGACGGCAACTGGGCCGCCGTCGCGCGCCGGCTGGTCTTCGGGAAACTGCTCAACGCCGGCCAGACCTGCGTGGCCCCGGACTACGTCTTGGTGACGGAAGCGGCAGCGCCGGCGCTGAAGAAGCAGCTTGTGAAGGCGGTCGCGGAGCAGTTCGGCAAGGATCCGTCCCGAAGCAAGGATCTGGGCCGGATTGTCAATGAACAGCACTGGGAACGGCTGGTGGGGCTGCTGGACAGCGGCACGGTCCTGGCCGGCGGGCGCAGCGACCGCGGCAGCCTGTACCTGGAACCGACCATCCTCACCGACGTAGCCCCGGATTCACCGGTGATGCAGGAGGAAATCTTCGGCCCCATCCTGCCGATCATCGAGGTCCGGGACCTGGCGGAGGCAATGAAATTCATCAATTCCCGTCCGGTTCCGCTGGCCGCCTATCTCTACAGCAACTCCGCGGCGGACCGGAAGACCTTCGAAGAGGGCGTCCGGGCCGGCAGCATCAACCACAACGCCAGCACCGTCCAGCTGGCCGTACCCGGCCTGCCGTTCGGCGGTGCAGGTGCCAGCGGCACCGGGGCGTACCACGGCAAATTCAGCTTCGACACGTTCAGCCAGCTGCGGCCGGTCTTCACCAAGGGCACGCTGCTGGACACCCTCCGGTTCGCGTACCCGCCCTACACTGGGCTGAAGAAGCGGCTCCTGCGCCGGCTGCTGTAA
- the pgm gene encoding phosphoglucomutase (alpha-D-glucose-1,6-bisphosphate-dependent) — translation MSNRAGQRAEPSDLVDLTALLDAYYDVVPDPSNVAQRVVFGTSGHRGSSLNGAFNEQHIAAITQAIVEYRTSAGITGPLFMGKDTHALSEPAQNTALEVLAANGVNVLIDARNGFTPTPAVSHAILVHNSTRTEQADGIVVTPSHNPPADGGFKYNPPTGGPAGSDITNWIADRANQLLENGLDGVRRIPLGEARLADSVGTYDFLAHYVEDLPAVLDLDAIRSAGLHIGADPLGGASVDYWGAIAERHSLNLTVVNPNVDPQWAFMTLDWDEKIRMDCSSPYAMASLISRAGDYDIATGNDADADRHGIVTPDAGLMNPNHYLATAIDYLYRNRSGWSADAMVGKTLVSSSMIDRVTADLGRVLMEVPVGFKWFVPGLLSGETAFGGEESAGASFLRLDGRPWSTDKDGILLALLASEMTAVTGKTPSQRYRELTNQFGDPEYARVDAPATREQKAALAKLSPSDVTATTLAGEEITARLTEEPGNGAPIGGLKVTTENAWFAARPSGTEDVYKIYAESFKGEEHLHQVQAEAKAIVDGVIS, via the coding sequence ATGTCTAATCGTGCCGGCCAGCGTGCCGAACCTTCCGACCTTGTAGATCTCACTGCCCTTCTGGACGCCTATTACGACGTCGTACCGGATCCTTCCAATGTCGCCCAGCGAGTAGTGTTCGGCACCTCCGGGCACCGGGGATCCTCCCTCAACGGGGCGTTCAATGAGCAGCACATCGCCGCGATCACCCAGGCCATCGTTGAATACCGCACGTCTGCGGGAATCACCGGACCGCTGTTCATGGGCAAGGACACGCATGCGCTGTCCGAACCGGCACAGAACACCGCGCTGGAGGTCCTGGCCGCCAACGGCGTGAATGTGCTCATTGATGCACGCAACGGGTTCACCCCCACCCCGGCCGTGAGCCATGCCATTCTGGTGCACAATTCCACGCGCACGGAACAGGCTGACGGCATTGTGGTCACCCCTTCGCACAATCCCCCGGCAGACGGCGGCTTCAAGTACAACCCGCCCACGGGCGGACCCGCCGGATCGGACATCACCAACTGGATTGCCGACCGCGCCAACCAGCTGTTGGAGAACGGCCTGGACGGGGTCCGGCGCATTCCGCTGGGCGAGGCACGCCTGGCCGATTCGGTGGGCACCTATGACTTCCTGGCACACTACGTGGAAGACCTGCCCGCGGTGCTGGACCTGGATGCCATCCGCAGCGCCGGGCTCCACATCGGCGCCGACCCCCTCGGCGGCGCCTCCGTGGACTACTGGGGCGCGATCGCGGAACGGCACTCACTGAACCTGACCGTGGTCAATCCCAACGTGGACCCGCAGTGGGCCTTCATGACGCTGGACTGGGACGAGAAGATCCGCATGGACTGCTCCTCGCCGTACGCCATGGCATCGCTGATTTCCCGGGCCGGGGACTACGACATTGCCACCGGCAACGACGCCGACGCCGACCGGCACGGCATTGTCACGCCGGATGCGGGACTGATGAACCCGAACCACTACCTGGCGACCGCCATTGACTACCTGTACCGCAACCGCTCCGGCTGGAGCGCTGACGCAATGGTGGGCAAGACCCTTGTCTCCTCCTCCATGATCGACCGCGTCACGGCGGATCTGGGGCGGGTCCTCATGGAGGTACCGGTGGGCTTCAAGTGGTTCGTGCCGGGTCTGCTCTCGGGCGAAACCGCGTTCGGCGGCGAGGAATCAGCCGGCGCATCCTTCCTCCGGCTCGACGGCCGCCCCTGGAGCACTGACAAGGACGGCATCCTGCTGGCGCTGCTGGCCTCTGAAATGACGGCCGTCACCGGCAAGACCCCGTCCCAGCGGTACCGCGAACTGACCAATCAGTTCGGCGATCCGGAATATGCACGCGTGGACGCACCCGCCACCCGCGAGCAGAAGGCTGCGCTGGCCAAGCTCTCGCCGTCGGACGTTACTGCCACCACCCTGGCAGGCGAGGAGATCACTGCGCGCCTGACCGAGGAACCGGGCAACGGAGCGCCCATCGGCGGCCTGAAGGTGACGACGGAAAACGCGTGGTTCGCCGCGCGCCCCTCGGGCACTGAAGACGTTTACAAGATCTACGCTGAGTCCTTCAAGGGCGAGGAACACCTGCACCAGGTCCAGGCCGAGGCCAAAGCCATCGTGGACGGCGTGATTTCCTAG